A window of the Bacillus sp. A301a_S52 genome harbors these coding sequences:
- a CDS encoding sugar ABC transporter permease: protein MGQFYNRKFYKGSIFFILFSAFVIAFADFIDMGLWGIFTLGTQVGRDHSLVLIIQGLVTIFLLIMALLFYVINLRDAYKDADKLKNGFTIPSLKESFHNTYEKTFPYFLIGPGFFLVVFAIILPLAFMLSLAFMNYRLRNAPPAALLDWVGFDNFIQLATVPIWQNTFLSVISWTLIWTLVATTLQIALALFLAVLVNDKRIKFKKTLRTMLILPWAVPGFVSILIFAAMFNDGFGAINRQIMEPLFNMSIPWLTDVFWTRVAIISIQVWLGFPFVFALFTGVLQSVSNEWYEAADVDGASRWQKFTKITFPHVMFATAPLMIMQYTHNFNNFNIIYLFNEGGPAIRGQNAGGTDILISWVYNLTFSQQNYSMAAAISMIIGLIIGLLAFLQFRRTRSYKEEGEVY from the coding sequence ATGGGGCAATTCTACAATCGTAAATTTTATAAAGGGAGTATCTTTTTTATTCTTTTTTCCGCTTTTGTTATTGCGTTTGCAGACTTTATCGACATGGGGTTATGGGGAATTTTTACGCTCGGTACACAAGTGGGGAGAGACCATTCTCTCGTCTTAATTATTCAAGGTCTTGTGACGATCTTTCTTTTAATAATGGCTCTATTATTCTATGTCATTAATTTACGGGACGCTTATAAAGATGCGGATAAATTGAAGAATGGTTTTACGATTCCTTCTTTAAAAGAATCCTTTCATAATACGTATGAAAAAACGTTTCCTTATTTTCTCATAGGACCTGGCTTTTTCTTAGTCGTATTTGCCATTATATTACCGCTGGCGTTTATGCTATCTTTAGCATTTATGAATTATCGTTTGAGGAACGCCCCGCCTGCCGCTTTATTGGACTGGGTAGGATTCGATAATTTTATTCAGCTTGCAACTGTACCAATTTGGCAAAATACATTTTTAAGTGTTATTAGTTGGACGCTTATATGGACTCTTGTAGCCACTACCCTCCAAATCGCATTGGCATTGTTCCTTGCGGTTCTCGTGAACGATAAGCGGATCAAATTTAAGAAAACATTAAGAACGATGCTTATTTTACCTTGGGCAGTACCGGGATTCGTGTCTATTCTTATTTTCGCAGCTATGTTTAACGATGGATTCGGTGCGATAAATAGGCAGATTATGGAACCGTTATTTAATATGAGTATTCCGTGGTTAACAGATGTCTTTTGGACACGAGTGGCAATCATCTCGATTCAAGTTTGGCTAGGATTCCCGTTTGTGTTTGCTTTATTTACAGGTGTGCTACAAAGTGTCTCTAATGAATGGTATGAAGCAGCAGATGTAGATGGTGCTTCAAGGTGGCAAAAATTCACTAAAATAACGTTTCCACATGTTATGTTTGCCACAGCACCGTTGATGATTATGCAATACACGCATAACTTTAATAATTTTAATATTATTTATCTCTTTAATGAGGGTGGACCTGCTATTCGCGGACAAAATGCAGGTGGAACGGATATTCTGATTTCTTGGGTGTATAACCTTACTTTTTCCCAACAAAATTACAGTATGGCAGCAGCCATTTCTATGATTATCGGATTGATCATAGGGTTACTTGCTTTCTTACAATTTAGAAGAACCCGTTCTTATAAGGAAGAGGGTGAAGTATATTGA
- a CDS encoding extracellular solute-binding protein has product MKRFVVSLGISIFVVSALTGCGPDDETETSNSNNTVNDHNETGEPEKPDSLEIWANDDEYQFAAVQELVSQFEDEYGIEVEVTAYLMADQDEAFALDAPGGIGPDVIFQPHDRLGDLTSQNLLAPLEVDEELLAEYTEEAVTAFTLDGEVYGAPLVMENTALYYNKDFIDTVPETMEELYDLADSLTDASHDEYGFLFEALNFYHVYPWIGGYGGYVFSQDDEGNYNIDDIGLDNDGAVEAYEEVQSLFERGILPRSVDEDVINGLFTDGKVAMAVSGPWAMASYSEALGDSLGVAPLPELSNGSTPTPFAGVKGWLVSNYSENTYWASQLALYLSTADAQSYYYEETGEIPARPDATVEDEFAEAFLEQSQSAEPMPNIPEMGQVWDPMEDSLQFNAEGQDPEEILEEAVEEIHDYIDMMN; this is encoded by the coding sequence ATGAAAAGATTTGTAGTAAGTTTAGGGATATCAATTTTTGTCGTTTCAGCTTTGACGGGATGTGGGCCGGATGATGAGACAGAAACCTCAAATTCCAATAATACTGTCAATGATCATAATGAAACAGGGGAACCAGAAAAACCTGACTCATTAGAAATATGGGCTAATGATGATGAGTATCAGTTTGCGGCGGTTCAAGAGCTAGTTTCACAATTTGAAGATGAATACGGTATTGAAGTAGAAGTGACAGCCTATTTGATGGCCGATCAAGATGAAGCATTTGCATTAGACGCTCCAGGCGGTATAGGACCAGATGTAATATTTCAGCCGCATGATAGACTCGGAGATTTGACATCACAAAACTTGTTAGCTCCTCTTGAGGTAGATGAAGAGCTCCTTGCTGAGTATACAGAAGAAGCTGTCACAGCATTTACATTAGATGGCGAAGTTTACGGTGCTCCACTCGTGATGGAAAACACAGCGCTTTACTATAATAAAGACTTTATAGATACCGTTCCTGAAACAATGGAGGAGCTTTATGATTTGGCAGATTCTTTAACGGATGCTAGTCATGATGAATATGGTTTTTTGTTTGAAGCGTTAAACTTTTACCATGTTTATCCTTGGATAGGTGGCTACGGAGGCTATGTCTTCTCACAAGATGATGAAGGAAATTATAACATCGATGATATTGGGTTAGATAATGACGGTGCTGTTGAAGCTTATGAAGAAGTTCAATCACTATTCGAACGAGGTATTTTACCGCGCAGTGTTGATGAAGACGTGATTAATGGGTTATTTACAGATGGAAAAGTAGCGATGGCCGTGTCTGGTCCATGGGCAATGGCATCTTATTCAGAGGCGTTAGGTGACAGTCTAGGCGTTGCGCCACTTCCTGAGTTGTCTAATGGGAGCACGCCAACACCATTTGCAGGTGTTAAAGGATGGCTCGTATCGAATTACTCAGAAAACACGTATTGGGCATCACAATTAGCTCTTTATTTATCAACAGCTGACGCTCAGTCTTACTACTATGAAGAAACAGGAGAAATCCCTGCTAGACCAGACGCTACCGTAGAAGATGAGTTTGCAGAAGCCTTTTTGGAACAATCTCAATCAGCGGAGCCAATGCCCAATATTCCTGAGATGGGACAAGTTTGGGATCCAATGGAAGACTCGTTGCAATTTAACGCTGAGGGACAAGACCCAGAAGAAATTCTAGAAGAAGCTGTTGAAGAAATTCATGATTATATTGACATGATGAATTAA